tttatGTAACCAGGGTAAAacatactgaaatactgtgtttggatagaaggggtttgttaaaaatgaaaaaaaatgttactgcaatgtttaggacggactggcactaaaatggttaaataaaaagtgttaaaatgccccaagtaaaatactttgggatgtcatctttaaaaaaatctatacttttgttgagcagtttctctttttctggCCGCTATTGGGGCACAACTCCCCAAGAAACAGCGATGcgcatcattcatatttaaccctgtaagtgccaaaataaatgaaaataccaggcatatgaggggTTTTCAAAAACTGATTTTGTCTGGCCGCAACGTCCCTAATTACTCTTGTGTGAATGATAATAAggtggatggatttattagtgATCACCAATCAGGTGCTACCATTCCCATAGCACAGTTATGATTCACTGCCATCTCAAGTGAGTCTTTTTTCCAGAGAAGTTGTACAAAGGCTCCAGCTTCACTCATCTGGAGAAGACCCAGAACACTATCCTAACTGCTAAATTCTTATAGCAACTCAAGTTATCAATTCGCTTACATTGCAAACTTGAGTCTTAATTGAAAGACACGTCTGAAGTGCTGTAAGTGATGGCTGTTTGATGTTTTGCCCAAAGATAGTTCTAGAAACAGCTTCACAAAGTAAACAACCTCTAGCGCTATAGGCTTGTGCTCAGTCTTCTGATATAATGCAGGGAGAGTCCAGGAAGTGGGTTATTACTTTCCTGGGGATTAAAGGAAGTGAcggacattttataaaaaaatgtcctgACTATGCTAATGGTGGATGTCAGAGCTGGATAATATGAATATAACTAGAATACAAAAGGTACATTAACACAAATTGTGCATTTCTGtattaaatcatattatttaaaattcacATAGAATAAAAATCATATCCAATCAGAAAACCTCtgtgaattaaatttaaaaaaacataacatatgcagaaaaatcaatgataaaacgataaatattattaaagggcATAAAACTGCCGATAAATGAAACTTCCTTCTAAAACTAACTAATACTCTAAAGACATTTGATTAAAGTCTgcgtttgtatatttctgtccaTGCAGACAATTACCGGCGCTCTGCGGttttcatataatttaaaacCAACATAGAATTGCGATCCCAAAACACAAAGTCCTGCATCTATATTGAGACTCCATTGCAATGAATGAGACCGCACTGTATAAAAAGAGCCGAGATGTTCAGGTTCATTACAATGATATCAGATGCAGCAGATGCCACTGACCCACACGGTGCTCGACTCCACCGAACCCGGCAGACACTCTATGGCACACGGCAGGTTACTGAGCTGCATGATGCTGATCTCTGGGTCTCTTCCATTGAAATGTCTCTTTTGTTTGTTACTCCTGTGTGTGACGCCCTGCAGATCTGAGATCCAGAGCCCAGCACCGGCCTGTCATCTGCAAGTCATCAAACCATTTGAAGACTTTGAGTATTTTAAAGATGGGGACCTTATAATTGGAGGAGTTCTCACGGTGAATAATCAAATgaagaattatattttttctggaCAGGATCATTTTTCACCCCAAATAGTCTGTGTCACGTAAGTTCCCACAActaaccataaaaataataattcattttatagaGAGCCCAAAACTACTAAAAAAAGGGAAGTGACTATGTTAAGCAGTAAATCCAGTTGCTGTCCAGCTgttttcacacattttttatttcccccCTGCGTGGTATAACTTGCACACACGCTCTAGTGCTATTTTgaggtaaatatatacatatttatgacattttttattactttttattaggcTGTTTTGTGAAATTAACTTTACACAATGTaagatgtgtgttttttttcttgcaatatTATGAATTTTATGTAAATCTACccatatagatttaaaaaaatattatgaggatattggagaaaatacgtATCTGTAAAACAGAGGTCATTGTGTTTTACACTAAGGAGCTGGCATCTCCTTTTGAGAACATGATAAATGCATGATAATGGCTACAAAGGTTAACCGAAAtgttgattattattttttttactaaaccaacTCTTGAAACATTAGGACTGACACTATGTAGGattgacaaaaaaattaaaacacattaggaaaagaaaaagagattgGGAGTTTGAGGAGGGAACAGACAGAAATAGAGGGACTATACTATGTACCGCCCAAGGATTCCTATATTTCATAAGATTTCTCTCTTCAGAAGAAGTGTATAAGGTGAATTTTTTATGTAGATTTGTCTTTTTGGACATTTTCAATCTGTGAAGAGGGGCCACATGTTGTACTGGGTGGGACCAGACTCAGCCATGACCACCACTCTCCACTGTATTCAGACATTTGCAACCATCTCAGGCAGGGCTAGGAATGGGCTTGActcaaaaatatttcacaaaggtCCTTGATTTGTCTTCTGCAAGACATGccctacattaaataaatatgtgaggGTAATTACGGCACTCACGCTAGTACTCTCTACTGACCTATGGCCTGTTTTGCCATTCGTTTAAATCTAGAACCTTTGTCAGTTGATGGTAACATGGTATTCCTACAAAGTCTTAATAAGTGTTTTTATCTGGCAGACCTCTGACTATGTTCTTCTGCTTTAATCTAATTCTTCTACCTTTACAGCCCAGGCCTCATGGATTACATCAATTTACTGGTCTTTCTTTTCACCATTGAAACATTGAACAACGACCcaaacattttaccaaatattacCCTGGGTTATCATATATATGACTCCTGTTTAGATGAAAGAAAAGCTGTGAAAAGCATTCTTCAGATTTTGTCTGGCCCCCGCATGACCGTCCCTAATTACTCTTGTGTGAATTCTAACAACGTGGCTGGATTTATTGGCGATCACCATTCTACTACTACCATTCCCATAGCACAGTTACTAGGGGTGTATGGATACGCACAGGTGAGTAAACTGAATGGTCTTCCATGTATTGTCTGACATTAGCATTCAGTTTCATGGTGAGATCACAACCATGTCTGACTCCAAGCTGTTATTAGAAACCTTTACCGCAGAATGTTTACACTTTTCTCTTCCATCTTGTAGATCAGTTATGGAGCGACAGACTATGCGCTGAGTGATAGACGTGTTTATCCGCATTTCTTCTGCTCTGTTCAAAATTATCTTGtctataataaaatgatattgaAGATTCTAAAACATTTCGGATGGACCTGGGTGGGAATTCTCACGGTTGATGATGACACCGGAGAGACAGAGAGTCAGGCTCTGAGAGCGTATCTGACAAATTATGGAATTTgtatttccttcactgtaaaaattattttatcacaAGAACtatctgaaaatatgaaaatgatgtcagaaaCTGTTTTAATGTCATCGGCTCGAATTATTATACTCTGCGGCTCTTTCAGCATCAGAATTATTCACATTTTAACTCTGTGTCTCAAACataaagatataacattaatccttcctcctgcctgggcttccaatgAACATCTCACAGATTACTTTGTAGAACCCCTGAATGGCAGTCTGGCCATAGAACCGCATCCTCTAGCACTACCGGATACCGGAAGTTTCTTTGATAATATCCATCCTTCAAACCGTCCAGCAGACATGCTTCTCGAAGATATATGGACattgtattataaatgtatatcgGAAAATTCTGAAAAGAATAGGCTTTATGAAGAGATCTATAAAATATCTCTGTGTAACTGCAGTGGGAAACGTAAATTATTTGTTAAAGATCATCTGAATGTTGGTGTTTCTCCCCGGGTGTTTATTTCAGTGAGTGCTTTAGTTAAAGCTTTGCATGACATGCACTTATTTTATAACGAGAACTCAAAAGGAAATACAATCCAAAACATCTATAAACACCAGGTATGTATGAAATACAGACTGCTTCACGTGTCAGACGCTGATGGACATACAGGAAGaattgtcttgtcataccccttgaatatatgtattttattaagtgctgcataaattgttggaaaaaaaagataataataataatcctttcaaactggtttcttaaaCATGGCCATGAGTTtactgaactccaatggcctccgcagtcaccagatctcaatctaatagagcacctttgggatgtggtagaaCAGGAGGTTTGCATCATGCCTTCATGTGCATATGGACCAAAACCTCTgagaaatgtttccagcaccttgtgcAAAGTATGACATGAAGAATTAAGGCAGTTCTTAATGCAAAAGgtggtccaacccagtactagcaaagAGTGtagctaataaagtggccattgAGTGTATatacagatcagccataacatcatgaccgcctgcctaatattgtgtaggtcctgaTGGGTCGAGGCGTGGACTCCACTACACTGAACGTCTGCTGttgtatctggcaccaagacgttagcaacAGATCCTTTAGGTCTGTTAGATGGGGCCtcaatggatgcatcctggGGCTATGTTTTTCTCCAATGACGCATCCGGCCATCCACCTGATGTaagagaaaatgtgattcatcagaccaggccaccttcttccatttcttccagttcttatgctgaTGTGTCCATTTTAAGTGCTTTtggctgcagaccagtcagggtgcccatgctgacccctcagcatgggcaccctgactggtctgcagctacacagccccatattCAACAAACTTTAGtgctctgtgtgttctgacacttttCTATTAGAACCAAcaataactttttcagcaatttgagctacagtagggatttgaccacacggagCAGCCTTCGCCCCACACGTGCATCAACGAGctttggctgcccatgaccctgtagTCTGTTCACTGTTATTGCTtcattggaccacttttgataggtgctgaccactgcagatcgggaacaccccacaagagctgcagtggAGATGGCCTGACTCAATTGTCAAGCCATCACAAGTaagcccttgtcaaagttgctcataTCCTTACACTTTTACCTTCTTCCAACACATCACTTTGATGAAGAAAGGTTCACTTGCTGTCTAATACATCCCACCCACTTACAAGcaccatgataacaagattatcagtgtcattcacttcacctgtcagtggtcataatgttatggctgattggtgtatatggaCAGAGGTCTTTGCTGTGATGTGACTTTTACATGTATAGTATTATCCATACTAAATGATGAACATCAAAAAGTTAAAAGCAAAACCCACTGTTTTGTAGTTTTACATATTTCTTCCACAAGTTAGGTGTCACTGAAGGGAAAATCTTCCTTTATGATCAGCAACATCCCAGAGATTTTGGTAATTTTATTAGACAGCAAAATCCTAtcctaaatattacattatattgtttgCCATTTTTGAACTTTGTCTTGGGAcagagagggttttttttaaagttatatctCTAGCGAAAGTACCTTGTTTGGtacctattttaacatttattagtatttaatattattacacaCATGGTACAGGAAGAGGGGCAATCTTCAAATTGAAAAAGGGCATGAAAAGGCTTAGGGTATTACACATGCAGCATTAAAGAGACGTGAAATAGCATTTAATGTCTATGAGTTCCTTGCAAATGATTGCAACGTATTAGAAGCCTTTATGTTGTatattgttgtatattttatataattgttacTTGCTACCTCTTAAGTTATATCGCCATTCTAACACTAATTGCAGCTCACATGCAAAATCCAATGTTGTTATTTACCAAAGAACaatattttcttctaaattGTGCCTTCATGGTGACCCTGGTGCTGTTGGTTCCAACGATGTGCTGTAGACTGATGAAAGGTTGATGCTAGTTAATGATATGAAGTTCTAGTAGATGAATAATAGAGGTCAGGTATTGGTCTATTTTAGTTGAGTGTTTGGGTGGGTTCTGTTGTAAAATGggaggtatttttattttcttgattaATGACAGAAGAAAACTCTCCTACATTGTGACTGTGAATGTCCTCTTGTTTTgttctaaatcatttttaacagtTGCATCGCTATATAAAAAGGATAACATCTGCATCTCAGTTGGGCCGCTCATTATACGATGAACATGGAGAATTTCCATACCATTACATAATTACAAACTGGGTGTTTTTATCAAATAAGTCTGCATTTAGAAACATTGTGGGTAACTTCACTGAGTGGGCTCCAGATGGTCAGCAGCTAATCATTGACTCGCATTTAGCAATATGGAGGAACAAAGACAACCAGGTAAGGGgggattattgtttttgttttcctacaTTAAAATTAAGCTACATTTCTATAAACTTTACAGGCATAGagtatattaaacataatttaacagaaataatataaactCACCAGCACCATACATCCTAAAGATGGTAAAACAAAACCACTTTGACAGTGTAATGGTTCTAACTTGTGaaaaaccctgtagcatgagagCCATAAAGTCACATTTTAGACTGACCATCCTAAACACCCACTAACcagacctcccagccagacctcgctaagccaggctctggaaaaccttccccagacaacacacaaatgtCCAGGCAAGTATTTCCTCCCTTACCTCAGGGATACCTCAGGTCTTTTTTTAGGGAATCTGCTTGCCCTGGGAGCATAGAGGAAATTCTTCTTTCCACAACAGTCTCTGATCCCCAGGCTCCaggttttaatgcccagcacctatGCCTGATGCAGACCACATAGGAATCATAGACTGGATCCTGCAAAAGCTCTAGTCTCTTGGAAAAGCCTGCATGGATCCAAGCTGTAAGTCCTAAAAAAAGCaacatgtacctgcgccccaaccATTTGCTCattctttattaatttataagagTGGCTCAAAcaagaactatttttttttctgtttgtagatTCCAAGGTCTCAGTGTTCAGAGAACTGTTTGCCTGGATATCGAAAAGTTCTGAGACCTGGAACACAAATCTGCTGCTACGACTGTGTCCTGTGCTCGGAGGGAGAGATATCCAATAGATCTGGtataatagattatatagaatCATACACATAATTTACTCATAGTATGTGTGTAGGAATGAAAGCCTGCTCCTGGTAAGGTAGAGGGTGGAGTCATGGGCGTAGGAGCCCCTAAAATCTGGGGGGcagcatgagttactgggggttCTTATGCCcatgggtggagttgggggGTATTGAGAGCCACAAGGAGAGGCAGGTGTAGCTATAAGTGATCACAATAATAGACAAACAAGACAGGCATGGGTTGACTAGAGCTGGGCATAACCTCCCCCACCCGGGGGGAGCAGAAAAACTACCTGTCAGCCGACAACCAGCTGTGATACCAAGCACCTTACAGATATTCTGAGAAAAACCTTTGTACACCAGCTCCAACCTCCATGCTTCTGCACACAGCTGGTTCACTTTCACAAATGCGCCTCAGTGCACTAAAAAACccccattaaaaacataaaaagtagtaatggtttaaccccttaatgacaaaatgcattgttttcaatatgtTTAAGAACTGTACATTTACTCAAGAAATCTACTTATAGTGGGGTTTTGTTATTGTTCCTTGTTTGGTCTTTGAGCTCCTCCGTTATATTTACTTCCATGTGAGATGAGTGGACCAGATTCttggcaaaagtggtagaggttagtgCAGCAAGTGACttgaaacacgcatgggataggcatatgattCCTGAAACTAAAACGGGGCGAAGGAAAATCGGGACGATTAGATTTGCggctatttttgtttgttatctTCAGTTCAAATCtaagaaatgaaaacaaaaagaagtaaTTTAACATTAGTTAATATGGATACACTCAGTGGGAGGgaactatatactatattatattttatgtttaatttacatattgagaCATAATGTTACTTTACGTTATTTTTCAGACAGTGAAAACTGCATTGTTTGCCCAAGTGATAAATGGTCTAATGAGAAAAGGGATCGATGTATTCCAAAATCGGTGGAGTTTCTATCATATTTGGATGCAGTTGCTGCTGTTTTATCCATTCTATCAATTCTGCTTTGTCTTGTAACCGTTGTAATTTTACTGATCTTCATTGTCTTCAGAGATACCCCAATTGTGAAAGCCAATAACAAGAACCTCAGCTTCCTCCTCTTGGTCTCCATCATGCTGAGCTTTCTCTGCGTGTTTCTGTTCCTCGGTCGTCCTGAGGATGTAACCTGCATGCTGCGACAAACAGCTTTTGGAGTCCTCTTCTCATTAGCCGTGTCTTGTATTTTAAGCAAAACAATCATGATCTATATTGTTTTCAAAGCCGCGAAACCCGGCAGCTCCTGGGCAAACTGGGTCAGTGTGAAAGTCTCCAATTCTATAGTACTGCTCTGCTCATCCATTCaagttatcattaatatttcctGGTTGGCCATTTCCCCCCCATTTCAGGAGCTGGACATGCACTCTTATCAGGGAAAGATCATCGTTCAGTGTAATGAGGGCTCGGTTATCGCCTTCTACTGTGTCCTGGGTTATATGGGGCTCCTGGCAGCTCttagttttattatagcttttttagccaggacattaccggacagttttaatgaggccaagtacatcaccttcagcatgctggtgttctgcagcgTTTGGATTGCGATGATCCCGGCCTATCTGAGCACCAAAGGGAAGAACATGGTGGCCGTAGAGATTTTTGCCATAGTGGCTTCAAGTGCAGGACTTGTAggatgtatatttattccaaaatgcTATGTAATTCTTTTTAGACAGGAattgaatacaaaaacatatttacttggAAGTAGAATTAAAGGTTTAACCAAATAGTTATAAGAACCATATTCtgaattatatgtattattatcttATAACTGTCAATGGTCAATTTTAGAAACTTGAATTAGTTTTCTGGacatcaaaatacatttttgcacaCAAAACCCTACATACTTTTAAGAAgcatttatcttatttataacAGGCAACTATTTTATCCTGCAAGAAAGGTGAGGCGTCCACATGTTGCAAAGCACAGAGATAAACTCAACACCACACAAAGCAAGACACACACGACAGGAACCAAATAAACCTCTGTAGACATAGtgtaaatataatgtttatgcCCATCGTATCAGTATAAATGAGTTAATGACTGCATTCAGAACAATTAAAAGATTCCCTTATTGGAATTCAGATTATGCAGACTTCATGTCAGACATTAAAGTAAACTGAAAACAAAtccctaaattattttgtttccttctgCACTTGATCATTTGCATACCGATTGTGACgtaaccctccatcactggggccactggagaggcctgactggcTTTGTAAATACTTCTGTGTCACCCCCAGAAGTATATCACCTCATCACTTGcagaggggattatctctggcagacagggagtgaccgccattgttttagtttcatGTCAGCCCCCACCCCCATGGTGCACTACTATGTTGTAGCCCCAGTCAAACCTTGAAACTGATttcggccagtaatagatagtggaggttgggaccctattgtactgttaatcccgttactgcccctgttgtctct
The DNA window shown above is from Spea bombifrons isolate aSpeBom1 chromosome 1, aSpeBom1.2.pri, whole genome shotgun sequence and carries:
- the LOC128467833 gene encoding vomeronasal type-2 receptor 26-like; this translates as MTVPNYSCVNSNNVAGFIGDHHSTTTIPIAQLLGVYGYAQLHRYIKRITSASQLGRSLYDEHGEFPYHYIITNWVFLSNKSAFRNIVGNFTEWAPDGQQLIIDSHLAIWRNKDNQIPRSQCSENCLPGYRKVLRPGTQICCYDCVLCSEGEISNRSDSENCIVCPSDKWSNEKRDRCIPKSVEFLSYLDAVAAVLSILSILLCLVTVVILLIFIVFRDTPIVKANNKNLSFLLLVSIMLSFLCVFLFLGRPEDVTCMLRQTAFGVLFSLAVSCILSKTIMIYIVFKAAKPGSSWANWVSVKVSNSIVLLCSSIQVIINISWLAISPPFQELDMHSYQGKIIVQCNEGSVIAFYCVLGYMGLLAALSFIIAFLARTLPDSFNEAKYITFSMLVFCSVWIAMIPAYLSTKGKNMVAVEIFAIVASSAGLVGCIFIPKCYVILFRQELNTKTYLLGSRIKGLTK